One window of the Pristiophorus japonicus isolate sPriJap1 chromosome 23, sPriJap1.hap1, whole genome shotgun sequence genome contains the following:
- the LOC139235584 gene encoding olfactory receptor 1D2-like: LQLLFGLFLSAYIIVIFDSGAIILDIQAERTLHTSLYLLISKTISYGSCINQMFVVYNRLEGDFIILSNIVHDRNVFLCNPLRYSTMIATSNLIKTHLVL; the protein is encoded by the exons TTACAACTGCTGTTTGGATTGTTTTTATCCGCTTACATCATTGTGATTTTCGATAGCGGCGCCATTATATTGGATATTCAGGCGGAGCGGACCCTGCACACTTCATTGTACCTGTTAATCT CAAAAACCATTTCGTATGGAAGCTGCATTAATCAAATGTTCGTCGTCTACAATCGTCTGGAAGGTGACTTTATAATATTATCTAACATCGTTCATGATCGAAATGTTTTTCTTTGCAACCCACTGCGATATTCAACCATGATCGCAACATCAAATCTGATAAAGACTCACCTCGTTCTCTGA